A single window of Methylocella tundrae DNA harbors:
- the tssM gene encoding type VI secretion system membrane subunit TssM, protein MLSKDIIRIIAYGVGLSSLAALVYMAGPFVAFGDWRPLENPIVREIVIVLLVAAAAAVAGFAFWRRKSKSAAIEKGIEETGPDSDAEVLGERMKDALATLKSAGKGKRGYLYDLPWYILIGPPGAGKTTALANSGLKFPLSRGGSPSSIAGVGGTRYCDWWFTDDAVLIDTAGRYTTQDSDAKADQKSWLSFLDLLKKNRPRQPINGVIVAIALDDIMTEPAATIAAHAAAIRARLLELHRQLKIDFPVYVLFTKADLIAGFREFFGNLNENARAQVWGATFQTGDKKRNMVGEIPAEFDALIARLNDLTTDRLQDEPVPSTRASLFGFPAQVATLKKPIHDFLNQIFEPTRYQANATLRGFYFTSGTQEGTPVDQLIGALSRSFGAREVAANAYSGRGQSYFLKNLIGKLIIGEAAWVSTDRGAVLRARLIKTVALLALAIVCAGASLAWWGSYLRNKDLIARTQAAAADYRAAAGGLATETEISDRDLAKILPLLNKLRYLPAGYETKGAQPPLAATFGLSQLDRLRSASDSAYGVALERLLRPRLIYRLEEQMEANRTDPTFLYEALKVYLMLGGLHPADKDLVLNYLRRDWADNLYPGAANADGRRLLEAHVKAMLDMPGGDILISLNGSLVSEAQGLLARLSVSQQAYELLRSQAAASEIADWNAARAGGPDSGLVFEATQGASLDSVKVPAFYTYAGFRRLFIDRLPGIADRLKGDRWALGAAGEQSAVEDQYKSLSDDLLALYSKDFIAAWQDALRRLKLRRLLADKPKYVTLAAASAPTSPIKQLIVSVRDETALTRERPGFGKKDDKDANATLFQNRAAPGADIEQAFKAYAVLVEGEPTRQPIDLIISNLADIYQSLLLMGNPAQAALATSQLQTQVAALRANANRLPPPFAGMLQTAATDVDGDLTNSFRSQLNRSLRDSVTGVCQQIVANRYPFARTDREVSLVDFGRLFGPQGIIDKFFTGQLAQYVDTSKQNWSWRQDNGVARALSSAGAALKDFQRAAQIRDTFFASGGLVPSMTLTVTPPPVPVVSPPAPAIPGVAQAATPAPAPTSPSIGIKMDLNGTPIISPVGASAPVVAQWPGANANRSAITVTSDAPGAQPSTIERTGPWSLFRLIEAGAPVVRGDKVIVSYIVGGREIQYQISAGSTQNPFTLPALREFRCPSDL, encoded by the coding sequence ATGCTGAGCAAAGACATCATTCGCATCATCGCCTACGGGGTTGGTCTCTCGTCGCTGGCGGCCCTCGTCTATATGGCGGGGCCCTTCGTCGCCTTCGGAGATTGGCGCCCGCTCGAAAATCCGATCGTCCGCGAGATCGTCATCGTGTTGCTCGTCGCGGCGGCGGCGGCCGTCGCGGGCTTCGCCTTCTGGCGCCGCAAGTCAAAGAGCGCGGCGATCGAGAAAGGCATCGAGGAGACAGGCCCCGATTCCGACGCCGAGGTTCTGGGCGAGCGGATGAAGGACGCGCTCGCGACATTGAAGAGCGCCGGCAAAGGCAAGCGCGGTTATCTCTATGATCTGCCCTGGTACATTCTGATTGGTCCGCCCGGCGCAGGCAAAACGACGGCGCTCGCCAATTCGGGGCTCAAATTTCCGCTGAGCCGGGGCGGCAGCCCGTCGTCGATCGCAGGCGTCGGCGGCACGCGCTATTGCGACTGGTGGTTTACCGACGACGCCGTGCTGATCGATACGGCGGGGCGCTATACGACGCAGGATTCCGACGCCAAAGCGGACCAGAAGAGCTGGCTCTCTTTCCTCGATCTTTTGAAGAAGAACCGGCCGCGCCAGCCGATCAATGGCGTCATCGTCGCCATCGCGCTCGACGACATCATGACCGAGCCGGCGGCGACGATCGCGGCTCACGCGGCGGCGATCCGCGCGCGGCTGCTCGAGCTTCACAGACAGCTGAAGATTGATTTTCCCGTCTATGTCCTCTTCACCAAGGCCGATCTGATCGCCGGCTTTCGCGAATTTTTCGGCAATCTCAACGAGAATGCGAGGGCTCAGGTCTGGGGCGCGACCTTCCAGACGGGCGATAAGAAACGCAATATGGTGGGCGAGATTCCGGCCGAATTCGACGCGCTGATCGCCCGGCTCAATGATCTCACCACGGATCGGCTGCAGGACGAGCCCGTGCCCTCGACGCGGGCGTCGCTGTTCGGCTTTCCCGCGCAGGTCGCGACGCTGAAAAAGCCGATCCATGATTTCCTCAATCAGATTTTCGAGCCGACGCGCTATCAGGCCAATGCGACGCTGCGCGGTTTTTATTTCACCTCCGGCACGCAGGAAGGCACGCCGGTCGATCAGTTGATCGGCGCGCTGTCCAGAAGTTTTGGCGCACGCGAAGTCGCGGCCAACGCTTATTCGGGTCGCGGCCAGAGCTATTTCCTCAAAAATCTCATCGGTAAGCTCATCATCGGCGAAGCCGCCTGGGTCTCGACCGATCGTGGCGCTGTTTTACGCGCCAGACTCATCAAGACAGTGGCGTTGCTCGCCCTCGCCATTGTCTGCGCGGGCGCTTCCCTCGCATGGTGGGGCAGCTATTTGCGCAACAAGGATCTCATTGCGCGCACGCAGGCCGCGGCGGCTGATTACCGCGCGGCCGCCGGAGGGCTTGCGACGGAGACCGAAATCTCAGATCGCGATCTCGCCAAAATCTTGCCGCTCCTCAACAAGCTGCGCTATCTGCCCGCCGGATATGAGACGAAGGGAGCGCAGCCGCCGCTTGCGGCGACCTTCGGCCTCAGCCAGCTCGATCGTCTGCGCTCGGCCTCAGACAGCGCCTATGGCGTCGCGCTGGAGCGTCTCTTGCGGCCCCGGCTCATCTACCGCCTGGAAGAGCAGATGGAAGCCAACCGCACGGATCCTACTTTTCTCTATGAGGCGCTGAAAGTCTATCTGATGCTGGGCGGGCTGCACCCGGCCGATAAGGATCTCGTCCTTAATTATCTGCGCCGCGACTGGGCCGACAATCTTTATCCCGGCGCCGCCAACGCGGACGGCCGCAGACTGCTCGAGGCGCATGTCAAAGCCATGCTCGATATGCCGGGCGGCGACATTCTCATCAGCCTCAATGGGTCGCTCGTGAGCGAGGCGCAAGGCTTGCTCGCCCGCCTCAGCGTTTCGCAGCAGGCCTATGAGCTGTTGCGCTCGCAGGCGGCGGCGTCCGAGATCGCCGACTGGAACGCCGCGCGCGCGGGCGGCCCCGATTCCGGCCTCGTGTTCGAGGCGACGCAGGGCGCGTCGCTCGATTCTGTCAAAGTGCCGGCCTTCTACACCTATGCGGGTTTCCGCCGTCTCTTCATCGATCGTCTGCCAGGAATCGCCGACCGGCTGAAAGGCGACCGCTGGGCGCTTGGCGCGGCGGGCGAGCAGAGCGCCGTCGAGGACCAGTATAAATCGCTGAGCGATGATCTCCTTGCGCTCTACAGCAAGGATTTCATCGCCGCCTGGCAGGACGCCTTGCGCCGGCTGAAGCTCCGGCGCCTCCTTGCCGACAAGCCGAAATATGTGACGCTCGCCGCCGCCTCCGCCCCAACATCGCCGATCAAGCAGCTGATCGTCTCCGTGCGCGACGAGACCGCGCTGACGCGGGAACGGCCGGGCTTTGGCAAAAAGGACGACAAGGACGCCAATGCGACGCTGTTCCAGAATCGCGCCGCCCCTGGCGCCGACATCGAGCAGGCGTTCAAGGCTTACGCCGTCCTCGTCGAGGGCGAGCCGACGCGCCAGCCGATCGACCTCATCATCAGCAATCTCGCCGACATTTATCAGAGCCTTCTCCTGATGGGCAATCCGGCGCAGGCCGCGCTCGCGACCTCGCAGCTGCAGACACAGGTGGCGGCGCTCCGCGCTAACGCCAACCGGCTGCCGCCGCCCTTCGCCGGCATGTTGCAGACCGCCGCGACCGACGTCGACGGCGATCTCACCAACAGCTTCCGCTCGCAGCTCAACCGGTCCTTGCGGGATTCCGTGACGGGCGTCTGCCAGCAGATCGTTGCGAACCGCTATCCCTTCGCCCGCACGGATCGCGAGGTTTCGCTCGTCGATTTCGGGCGCCTGTTCGGACCGCAAGGCATTATCGACAAATTCTTCACGGGCCAGCTCGCGCAATATGTCGACACGTCGAAGCAGAACTGGAGCTGGCGCCAGGATAATGGCGTCGCGCGCGCTTTGAGTTCGGCTGGCGCCGCGCTGAAGGATTTTCAGCGCGCGGCGCAAATCCGCGACACGTTTTTCGCCAGCGGCGGGCTCGTCCCCTCGATGACCCTGACGGTGACGCCCCCGCCGGTTCCCGTCGTTTCGCCCCCCGCGCCGGCGATCCCTGGCGTGGCGCAAGCGGCGACTCCAGCCCCAGCGCCAACGTCTCCCTCAATCGGCATCAAGATGGACCTCAACGGAACCCCGATCATCAGCCCTGTCGGCGCCAGCGCCCCCGTCGTCGCGCAATGGCCGGGCGCGAACGCCAATCGCAGCGCAATCACCGTGACTTCGGACGCGCCGGGCGCGCAGCCTTCCACGATCGAGCGGACCGGGCCGTGGTCGCTGTTCCGGCTCATCGAGGCCGGCGCGCCCGTCGTTCGCGGCGATAAGGTCATCGTCAGCTACATCGTTGGCGGGCGCGAAATCCAATATCAGATCAGCGCCGGCTCGACGCAAAATCCGTTCACGCTTCCGGCCTTGCGTGAGTTCCGCTGCCCGAGCGATCTCTGA
- the tssL gene encoding type VI secretion system protein TssL, long form — MSEKDPPDSLGRRDNRTIIVPNPGGRRPEAPAPVAPAAPTPAWRASPAGAPEASPGEEWIKGAAAAPPAPSMQRREIPIEDLLVPNENPLLQAAGPLLLLLGRLRVAQLQASPASLMGQVAEAVAFFDKQVRAAGVAPEQASAAKYILCATADDIVQNIPTEDRHVWTQYSMLSRFFGERIGGVRFFAELDQAKMDPLNNYSLLELIYTCLALGFQGVHRSSPSGAATLQHIQRNLYELLRKVRPRVDRELSPHWRGQDLPRQVLRTRVPFWTVGVVAALALFALFITLRALLTGGAELAAADLNALNGRGELKLVRHMFAPPPKPPAPPPGRLTQLQRIRLALAPEIAAKKVDATQTDTKIRIIVGDLVLFASGQASVKPQFQPIAKRIAETLEKEPGAITIVGHTDNVKLQPTSPFASNWALSMARAKAVAAVLKPGLSDVSRIEVDGKADEQPIASNATPQGRAQNRRVEIMLARSD; from the coding sequence ATGAGCGAAAAGGACCCGCCGGACAGCCTCGGGCGCCGCGACAACAGGACGATCATCGTCCCCAATCCGGGCGGGCGCCGGCCCGAGGCGCCCGCGCCTGTCGCGCCGGCGGCGCCGACGCCAGCGTGGCGCGCCAGTCCGGCCGGCGCGCCCGAGGCCTCGCCGGGCGAAGAGTGGATCAAGGGCGCCGCCGCCGCGCCGCCCGCGCCGAGCATGCAACGCCGGGAAATTCCCATCGAGGATCTTCTCGTTCCCAACGAGAATCCGCTTCTGCAAGCCGCCGGTCCACTGCTGTTGCTGTTAGGGCGCCTGCGCGTCGCTCAACTACAGGCGTCTCCCGCCAGTCTGATGGGGCAGGTCGCCGAAGCTGTGGCGTTTTTTGACAAACAGGTCCGCGCGGCGGGCGTCGCGCCGGAGCAGGCCAGCGCCGCCAAATACATCCTTTGCGCGACGGCGGACGACATCGTTCAAAATATTCCGACGGAAGACCGGCATGTGTGGACGCAATACAGCATGCTGAGCCGTTTCTTTGGCGAGCGTATCGGGGGCGTCAGATTCTTCGCCGAGCTCGATCAGGCGAAGATGGACCCGCTCAACAATTATTCGCTTCTGGAGCTGATCTACACCTGCCTCGCGCTCGGCTTTCAGGGCGTCCACCGCAGTTCGCCGTCCGGCGCCGCAACGCTCCAGCATATTCAGCGCAATCTTTACGAGCTGTTGCGAAAAGTCCGTCCGCGCGTTGACCGCGAGCTGTCGCCGCATTGGCGCGGCCAGGATCTTCCGCGCCAGGTTCTTCGCACGCGCGTGCCGTTCTGGACCGTCGGGGTCGTGGCGGCCTTGGCCCTGTTCGCACTGTTCATCACGCTGCGCGCGCTTCTAACCGGCGGCGCGGAGCTCGCCGCGGCGGACCTCAACGCGCTGAACGGACGCGGCGAGTTGAAACTGGTGCGGCACATGTTTGCGCCGCCGCCAAAGCCGCCCGCGCCGCCGCCGGGGCGCCTCACCCAATTGCAGCGCATCCGGCTTGCGCTCGCGCCCGAAATCGCCGCCAAAAAGGTCGACGCCACGCAGACCGACACCAAGATCAGGATCATCGTCGGCGATCTCGTGCTGTTCGCCTCGGGTCAGGCGAGCGTCAAGCCGCAATTTCAGCCGATCGCCAAACGTATCGCAGAAACGCTGGAGAAGGAGCCGGGCGCGATCACCATTGTCGGGCACACCGACAACGTCAAATTGCAGCCGACATCGCCCTTCGCGTCCAATTGGGCCTTGTCGATGGCGCGCGCCAAGGCGGTCGCGGCCGTTTTGAAGCCGGGCCTTAGCGACGTCAGCCGAATCGAGGTCGACGGCAAGGCGGACGAGCAGCCGATCGCGTCGAACGCGACGCCGCAGGGCCGCGCACAGAACCGCCGCGTCGAAATCATGCTCGCCCGTTCGGATTGA
- the tssK gene encoding type VI secretion system baseplate subunit TssK has product MSWYSKVLWSEGLFLRPHHLQQADRYLEHLVEGRTRHASPYPWGFSHIEIDRDLAQQSKFAVRRAAGIMPDGTPFDIPNDSPAPAPIDVPDGAAQQLLWLTMPSAAANSREVDALDANSASRFVIGAETFIDSTSSLRIEEEIDVAYPRLTFDLRKTAKPGFQGLAIARVVEVRDKSIVFDEKFAPTVLVCHAYPTIEGWIDRVIGWIDAKLGELARYAADPTAGGGLQSVDYLVLQVLNRHITVLQHLRGSRYVHPERLYVELIRLVGELATFATPERRARTYPLYDHDNLEGSFAPVLRDLQDFLSARLGRRAIRLDIIARAENAFISPIRDRSLFRVASLVLEVSARRSLTEIQTSFPHLFKVGPGSKMNEIVHAHLPGVPLVHLPTPPPQIRAITDHVYFLLDRNSPLWPEFSTASSIGMHFSGDWPELNLELWAVLEDRQ; this is encoded by the coding sequence ATGTCCTGGTACAGTAAAGTCCTTTGGTCGGAAGGACTTTTCCTTCGCCCGCATCATCTGCAACAGGCCGATCGCTACCTCGAACATCTGGTGGAGGGCAGGACGCGCCATGCCTCACCGTATCCGTGGGGCTTTTCACATATAGAAATCGACCGCGATCTCGCGCAGCAGAGCAAATTCGCGGTGCGCCGCGCCGCCGGGATCATGCCCGACGGCACTCCCTTCGACATTCCAAACGACAGCCCGGCGCCGGCCCCGATCGACGTGCCGGATGGCGCGGCGCAACAGCTGCTCTGGCTTACCATGCCGTCGGCGGCGGCGAACAGCCGCGAGGTCGACGCTTTGGACGCAAATAGCGCCAGCCGCTTCGTCATCGGCGCCGAAACCTTCATCGATTCGACGTCCTCGCTGCGCATCGAGGAGGAGATCGACGTCGCCTATCCAAGGCTGACTTTCGACCTGCGCAAGACCGCCAAGCCTGGGTTTCAGGGGCTCGCCATCGCGCGCGTCGTCGAGGTGCGCGACAAATCGATCGTCTTCGACGAGAAATTCGCGCCGACCGTTCTCGTCTGTCACGCCTATCCGACGATCGAAGGGTGGATCGACCGCGTCATTGGCTGGATCGACGCCAAGCTCGGCGAACTCGCCCGCTACGCCGCCGACCCAACAGCCGGCGGCGGCTTGCAGAGCGTCGATTATCTCGTGCTGCAGGTGCTGAATCGGCACATTACCGTACTGCAGCATTTGCGCGGATCGCGCTACGTGCATCCCGAAAGGCTCTATGTCGAGCTGATCCGTCTTGTTGGCGAACTCGCGACTTTTGCAACGCCGGAGCGGCGCGCGCGGACCTATCCGCTCTACGACCACGACAATCTTGAAGGCTCATTCGCGCCGGTTCTGCGCGATCTCCAGGATTTTCTCAGCGCCCGGCTTGGACGGCGCGCCATCCGCCTCGACATCATCGCGCGGGCGGAAAACGCCTTCATCTCGCCGATCAGGGATCGCAGCCTGTTCCGCGTCGCGAGCCTCGTGCTGGAAGTGTCCGCGCGCCGCTCTTTGACGGAAATCCAGACCAGCTTTCCCCATCTCTTCAAGGTCGGCCCCGGCTCGAAGATGAATGAGATCGTTCACGCCCATCTGCCGGGCGTGCCGCTCGTCCATCTGCCGACGCCGCCGCCGCAGATCCGCGCGATCACCGACCACGTCTATTTTTTGCTCGACCGTAACTCGCCGCTCTGGCCGGAATTTTCGACGGCGAGTTCGATCGGCATGCATTTTTCAGGCGATTGGCCAGAGCTCAACCTTGAGCTCTGGGCTGTTCTGGAAGATCGGCAATGA
- the tagH gene encoding type VI secretion system-associated FHA domain protein TagH, translating into MALKLAIENVTNLPDGGPVSIVVSGRRGIDIGRDSHLDWTLPDPNRFISGKHCEIRYTDGAYVLTDVSSNGTFLNDAPARMREPHRLRNGDRILIGQYIISVSLDGDEEAASEAARAPARPVAADLWESEGPSPAPIDPRSLKPVPDRPNAPDFLDWAMDVFDPLRDAPQATAASAGAKEDASWLPPPPAPAKPEAPPPVPSPRRPIWTSEEENLAAPEPAAAPPSAPSVSPAHARTEPGDAAGARFLRRFAEAADLPVEAIAQQDPEELAALLGGLMKIVAGDVKQLLQARLEAKRLARSANQTTIQAADNNPLKFSPTARDALRLMFGPPTRSYLAAAPALRQSFDDLKRHQLDTLAGMQGAVKMLIEDLDPEDIEKTLEPDRGLSALIASRKAKLWDAYVGRWRAKAHRHDDGLIGAFMFYFPQCYDRNGKS; encoded by the coding sequence ATGGCGCTGAAGCTCGCAATCGAGAATGTCACAAACCTGCCTGACGGCGGTCCGGTCAGCATTGTCGTGTCGGGCCGGCGCGGCATCGACATCGGCCGAGACTCGCATCTCGACTGGACGCTGCCGGATCCGAACCGCTTCATTTCGGGCAAGCATTGCGAAATCCGCTATACGGACGGCGCCTATGTTCTCACGGACGTCTCGTCGAACGGCACGTTCCTGAACGACGCGCCGGCGCGCATGCGCGAGCCGCACCGGCTGCGCAATGGCGACCGCATTCTGATTGGCCAATATATCATCTCTGTCTCTCTCGATGGCGATGAAGAGGCGGCGAGCGAGGCCGCAAGGGCGCCGGCGCGGCCCGTCGCCGCCGATTTGTGGGAGAGCGAGGGGCCGTCGCCGGCGCCGATTGATCCGCGCTCCCTCAAACCTGTCCCGGATCGCCCCAACGCCCCTGATTTTCTCGACTGGGCGATGGATGTCTTTGATCCGTTGCGCGATGCGCCGCAAGCGACGGCCGCGTCCGCCGGCGCAAAAGAAGACGCGAGCTGGCTGCCGCCGCCCCCTGCGCCGGCCAAGCCCGAAGCGCCGCCGCCCGTTCCCAGTCCGCGCCGTCCGATCTGGACGAGCGAGGAAGAGAACCTAGCAGCGCCAGAGCCTGCCGCTGCTCCGCCCTCCGCGCCCTCCGTGTCCCCCGCGCACGCTCGAACAGAGCCGGGCGACGCAGCCGGAGCGCGATTCCTGCGCCGCTTCGCCGAGGCCGCCGACCTGCCGGTCGAGGCGATCGCGCAACAGGACCCCGAGGAGCTCGCAGCTCTGCTTGGCGGCCTGATGAAGATCGTCGCCGGGGACGTCAAACAGCTGCTGCAAGCGAGGCTCGAAGCCAAACGCCTGGCGCGCAGCGCCAACCAGACGACGATCCAGGCCGCGGACAATAATCCATTGAAATTTTCGCCGACCGCGCGCGATGCGCTGCGCCTGATGTTCGGGCCGCCGACACGCAGCTATCTCGCCGCCGCCCCGGCGCTGCGGCAAAGTTTCGACGATCTCAAGCGCCATCAGCTCGACACGCTGGCCGGAATGCAGGGCGCCGTCAAAATGCTGATCGAGGATCTAGATCCCGAGGATATCGAAAAGACCCTCGAACCTGATCGCGGCCTCTCGGCGCTCATCGCTTCACGGAAGGCGAAGCTCTGGGACGCCTATGTCGGACGCTGGCGCGCCAAGGCGCATCGGCACGACGATGGCCTCATTGGCGCGTTCATGTTCTACTTTCCACAATGTTATGATCGAAACGGAAAATCTTAA
- a CDS encoding DUF6931 family protein, which produces MPRLRFETAQDLYETYPTARGDVGVAASEQGSLDFLRSLSDANAMKAALSFCAYLLARREAVAWGCECLRQSEASRPADEIRIAAAEAWVNEPEERNRLRALDLATRSDPREAATWTAFAAGWAGGMAPIDGKHSAPSPQHATAQAIRVALILGGNALPAASRAEVQRSWLEGGMRFALA; this is translated from the coding sequence ATGCCGCGACTGCGTTTTGAAACCGCACAGGATCTTTACGAGACCTATCCGACCGCTCGCGGCGATGTCGGCGTCGCCGCGAGCGAACAGGGCAGCCTCGATTTTCTACGCTCGCTGTCAGACGCCAATGCGATGAAGGCGGCGCTTTCTTTTTGCGCCTATCTGCTCGCCCGGCGCGAGGCTGTGGCGTGGGGCTGCGAGTGTCTGCGCCAAAGCGAAGCTTCGCGGCCGGCCGATGAGATCCGCATCGCCGCTGCCGAGGCCTGGGTCAATGAACCGGAGGAGCGCAACCGTCTGCGCGCGCTCGATCTTGCAACCCGCTCGGACCCAAGAGAGGCGGCGACCTGGACGGCGTTCGCGGCGGGATGGGCCGGCGGGATGGCGCCGATCGACGGCAAGCATTCCGCGCCGTCGCCGCAGCATGCGACGGCTCAGGCGATCCGCGTCGCGCTGATTCTCGGGGGGAACGCGCTGCCCGCCGCAAGCCGCGCCGAAGTTCAGCGCAGCTGGCTCGAAGGGGGCATGCGATTCGCTCTCGCGTAG
- a CDS encoding type VI secretion system Vgr family protein — MASELTQDSRIASLETPLGKDALVAVRFDGSEGLSELFEFRVEALSEQSNVDFDKAIGNNCSMTFKSYADPDRIFNGVLVEAQGLGAQAGLYLYRLTLRPWLWLLSRTSDCRIFENQTAIDIIKKVFSDRGFSDYRVATTGNFPKLEYCVQYRETDLAFVCRLMEQHGVYYFFEYQKDKHTLVLADAKSSHKPAPGHAKIPFIADEKQTRRDQEHIFKWTPERRFRSGKFELNDYDYLQPNADLKSDAQGSASYMKSKMEIYDYPGKFQKKNDGETYAKIRLQAEQAMDKRRYGEGDAISLFPGALVTLEKYPEGSENKEYLILRAMHSYAMQSYRSGGSAGSQPYSGNYEFLPSDINFRAPLTTPRPIVHGPQTAKVVGKDGEEIDVDEHGRILVRFYWDRKNKQSCRARVAQVWAGKSWGGQAIPRIGQEVVVEFLEGDPDRPLVTGAVYNADNKFPYEMPANKTQSGLKSDSSKGHGGYNEFMFEDKKGSEKIRMHGERDHEVVIRRAQSVEIGEIFSGRDDPSRETTLKNGSDNLSIEAGNQKVDIQGKQDVSVLETISIEAMQKITLTVGASTITMEPQQITINSPMISLQSAMKTEVSGGMMINLTAAMIKIN, encoded by the coding sequence ATGGCTTCCGAGCTTACCCAAGACAGCCGCATCGCATCCCTTGAAACGCCTCTCGGCAAGGATGCGCTGGTCGCGGTTCGCTTCGACGGCTCCGAAGGCCTCAGCGAACTTTTCGAGTTCCGCGTCGAAGCCTTAAGCGAGCAGTCGAATGTCGATTTCGACAAGGCGATCGGCAATAATTGCTCGATGACCTTCAAATCCTATGCCGATCCCGATCGCATCTTCAACGGCGTGCTGGTGGAGGCGCAAGGCCTTGGCGCGCAAGCGGGTCTTTATCTTTACCGGCTGACGCTGCGGCCCTGGCTGTGGCTTTTGTCGCGCACCAGCGATTGCCGCATCTTTGAAAATCAGACGGCGATCGACATCATCAAGAAAGTCTTCAGCGACCGCGGCTTTTCCGATTATCGCGTGGCGACCACCGGCAATTTTCCGAAACTCGAATATTGCGTCCAGTATCGCGAGACCGATCTCGCCTTCGTCTGCCGCTTAATGGAGCAGCATGGCGTCTATTATTTCTTCGAATATCAAAAAGACAAGCACACGCTGGTGCTGGCGGACGCGAAATCCTCCCATAAGCCGGCGCCGGGCCACGCCAAAATTCCCTTCATCGCCGATGAAAAGCAGACGCGGCGCGACCAGGAGCACATCTTCAAATGGACGCCGGAGCGCCGTTTCCGGAGCGGCAAGTTCGAACTCAATGATTATGATTATCTGCAGCCGAACGCCGACCTCAAAAGCGACGCGCAGGGCTCTGCGTCCTACATGAAATCGAAGATGGAAATTTATGATTATCCAGGCAAATTCCAAAAGAAGAACGATGGCGAGACCTACGCGAAAATAAGACTGCAGGCGGAGCAGGCGATGGACAAGCGCCGTTACGGCGAAGGCGACGCGATCAGCCTCTTTCCGGGCGCGCTGGTCACTCTTGAAAAATATCCGGAAGGTTCGGAGAACAAGGAATATCTGATCCTTCGCGCCATGCATTCCTATGCGATGCAATCCTATCGGTCGGGCGGCTCCGCCGGCTCACAGCCCTATTCGGGCAACTATGAGTTCCTGCCGAGCGACATCAATTTTCGCGCGCCGCTGACGACGCCGCGGCCGATCGTCCACGGTCCGCAAACGGCGAAAGTCGTCGGCAAGGACGGCGAGGAGATCGACGTCGACGAGCATGGCCGCATCCTTGTGCGCTTCTATTGGGACCGCAAGAACAAGCAGTCGTGCCGCGCGCGCGTCGCGCAGGTGTGGGCCGGCAAGAGCTGGGGCGGCCAGGCCATCCCGCGCATCGGGCAGGAAGTCGTCGTCGAGTTTCTGGAAGGCGATCCGGACCGCCCGCTGGTCACTGGCGCTGTCTACAACGCCGACAATAAATTTCCCTATGAGATGCCGGCCAACAAGACGCAGTCGGGGCTTAAGTCCGATTCGTCGAAAGGTCACGGCGGCTACAATGAATTCATGTTCGAGGACAAAAAGGGCTCCGAGAAAATCAGGATGCACGGCGAGCGCGATCATGAGGTGGTCATTCGCCGCGCGCAGAGCGTCGAGATCGGCGAGATTTTTTCGGGCCGGGATGACCCCTCGCGCGAGACGACGCTGAAGAACGGCAGCGACAATCTCTCGATCGAGGCGGGCAATCAGAAGGTCGACATTCAGGGCAAGCAGGATGTCAGCGTGCTCGAGACAATCAGCATTGAGGCGATGCAGAAGATCACGCTGACCGTCGGGGCCAGCACGATCACCATGGAGCCGCAGCAGATCACCATCAACTCGCCGATGATCTCGCTCCAGTCCGCGATGAAGACCGAGGTCAGCGGCGGCATGATGATCAATCTGACCGCTGCGATGATCAAGATCAACTGA